Genomic segment of Methanolobus mangrovi:
AAGAGACACTTGCAAGCTGGCTATAGTGAAGATCGAACTGTGAACCTGTGAGAGATTGTACTGGATCTATGTACACGTCAAGGCTGAATGATTCACCTGGTGCTACAGTGCTTACGGATGGAGATATAGTTATTGTGGAATATTGTGGTTCCGATACGATTACAGTCCATGTCCTTGAGATAGTTCCTGCAGCAGCAGTACCATCGAACCTGACCGTATGTGTACCTGCTGTATTCCAGTTTTCGACATAGGTTGTTGTGCCGCTTTCCACAAGGCCGCCATCAAGGTACCAGAGAACGCTGGTGAATTCCTGACCAGAGTCTACGGTGAATGTTGTGGATTCGCTTTTGGTTGCTGTTAGTGAGGTTGCAGAGGGGGTGAATGAGAGGCCTGTACCTGAGGAAACAGGAGATTCAGTTTCATCCACTAGATCCCATACCTGTATAACTGAACCCACTGAATTCGAACCTTGGAATATAATGGAATGATCACCATCTTCGGGAACCCAATCGTACGTCATGGAATTGGAAGCTACAAGCTCTCCATCAACATACCAGTTCATTACAATAAGATCTTCGTCAGCCCAGACTCTGAATGTTTTGGTTACACTAAGATTGGAGGGGTTATCTTCAGATGGAGCAAAACCTGTTATATGTGGACCTGTTGTGTTGTCAGGAATGACAGCTGTGATAGTGTAAGTTGGAATATTTGAATCTTCACGATACCAGCTTGCATCCGGTGAAATATCAGAAAGCATTAGGTCAGGATAACCTAACACATTAACATTGAAATCATATGTAAGAGATTCCTTTTTCAGAACTCCATTGTCACTGGTTAAGGCAAAGTCTGTCAGTACTATAGAATTGGTCAACTTAGATGAAGTGGGCAGAGACGTATGTCCATTAAGATCAGTTGTAGCAAAATCTAGTCCAAGTGCATTATACCATCTAGTGTGGGATCCACCTGTATACGTTGTGCTATGCGATGAACTTGAATCATAGTTTGTGACACCACCCTGTCCTGGCCCTTTTGCATCAGAAATATAGGTTCTATACTCATATTGACTTTCAGCCGGAAATAACGGATTCGATGATGTTGCAGATATAATTGCCCCCGAAATGGGATTTGAATTGCTATCTACCACCTTAATTGTTGCATAATATTTAGTTAATATTGATGCTTCATCATAATCATAAGTTCCATCAAGCCTTTTATGACCACCTATAACAAGTTTCCCCTCGTCATATATACAGTTTAGCAATGCAAGTGTAGACCTTTCATTTTTGTCATTGTATGTGACATAATATTCATATTTCAATGCTTTCATTGCAATTATATCTATGTTTGAAAGATCACTATCCTTAATTGTTGTTGCATTTTGTATCCATTCCCCACCTATTACCTTTAGATTTACTGAATCTTGCGGATCTATAAAAGTAATATTTTCGATTATATAGTTAGTTAAATCTATTCTCGGTACAATCCACAGTCCTTTTTCACCATATGATTGTCTTTTCTTTTGGTTAATATTCTCGTATCCACCCACTAAGGTATAATCACCATAATCTATGGAACTATGATTACTAAATATGACATTTCTTATCGATACTTCATATGGTGCATCAAGAAAGAGATTACAAGTGTTATCGATTATTGAATTTTCAACTATGAAATGTCCACGGAAATCATAAGTTGGATTATATCTTTCATTAGAACCGGTGTCACTTAAGTATCTAGCATCTTCTGGATTATATATATTTTCAGATATTGAACTTGCAAAGTTCCATATCATTGGATAATCAGTTGCAGTAATAATTGAATTTGTTATATTCAATTTAACAGCAGTTTTTGGATTTATACTTAGAGAACTAGATGAGGTGTCGACAATTAATTTCTCATTGTTTATATTTAGTTCACTACCTTCTGTTATTGAAAGATTGGTCTTTAAGATTGCTATTCTATTATCAGCGTCATACGTAATTAAATTAGAATTGTCGATTGTTTCTGAAATCTGCTGAAGAGTTAAGTTTTTACCAAATACTATTATTCCTTCATCGTCAACTGGCGAATAGAAACCGGTTGAAGGGTTTGACCTTTTCCACCATTTTGCATATGTTCCGTATTTAATAGCAGTTTCAGGATAAATATAACGATTCTCATAAATCTCAATACAATCCATTTCCAAAACATCGTTTGCTACTAATGTTAATTTTGTGGCATCACCTAATGCTTCATCGAAGTTAGCATATGCATATGGTAGCAAATTACCATTTTCCCATACACTATACCACCCATCTGGTGTTTTTATTATTGTTATTTCACGCCAGTGTTCACCATCAGATTTCCACCAATGCACACCTGGTGCTTGACCAAGCCATCTTCTTGATATTGGAATATATGCATTTGAAACTATGGAAAAATAATCATGGAACTCATTTGCCGTCCAATCTATATTCCAATTATATCCAGCCTTATCGGTAACTTTGAAATATGCACTGTCCAGAACACCAGGATTTCGTATTTTAAATTTATAAGTTCCGTACGTGATATCAAGTTTACACGTTAGCATATCGCTCAGACTTGAATCACTTCCAGTGTATACACCAGTTGCTATAAAATTGTCTTCTGCATCATATTGAGGAATTTTTCGACCCCAAGGATCTCCTATATATCCTGTTCTCCAATAGTTATTTCTATCGGAAAAATATTCAATAAAATCAGGAGCTTGGTCTTCTGTTAGGCTTGATGTTAGCCATTCTCTGATTACTTCAGTATTATTTACATATGTACCTACAACCCTTATTTCCCATATACAAGATGGGGGATTTGAAATATTCCCTGATGGCACAACAAATTTAAAATCATTTGAATCTACTGCTTGATCTTCTTTGTTTACATACCAAGTATATTTAGAAATATTCATTGCATCTGAAAGCATGATTGAAAAAGATATTTCTTCGCCTTCATCGACAATGAAAGAATATGATTCGCCTGTTTTGCTATTATAACCAATGTCAACATCAGGATCTTGCGGAGTTATAGACATATAGGGATGATTTTCAGCTGAATCTGTAGAACTAAATTTAAGATAGTTAGCATAAGCAGGATGAATCATAAAAGAATAGTAACCAGGTTCATTTACAACAGAACTAACATTGAAAGATATCCAGTCTTCTTTTACTGGCATTGCAAAATCAATAGTCGTACTTCCCCACCCGTCGCTGATAGGTCTGTTGCTATCATATGTAATTGTATCTTCGCTCCAGTCTGTTGATACCCTTGCAATGCGTGCTTTGTCAGTGACATATCCAGATTCCAAGTATAGATTAACAGTTGCGCTTTCTGTGAACTCTGGAACATAAAATGTAAGGTATGAATCTACGCTACGCTCTGATGTAGATATTGAACTAAGATAAGGATATGTTCCATAATTCGAAGATGGAGACAAAGAGTCAATAAATGCATCATCTATAGGAGTTATTTCTAAGTTCTCTGCACCAGCAATGGTTGCAAAAAATAAAATAACGATAAGTGTACAAGTAATTTTCATCCAGGTCATCTTAACTTTTTCCTTGTATTTCATATTAACCGTATATACAGAGCAAAATATGTACACAAATATATACAACAAGGCCATAAAAACAAATTTCATGAACACTGATTTCGACACTTCTTAAGTTCAACATTAAATAAGATGAGGAGGTTATTTCCATATGGTTGGAAATGCGTATTGAATTTCAGATGACAATGAAAAATACAATATTTTAATAATAAATATCATAACCATAATAAGTATTTAAGTATCACGTTTATATAATTATTTTAAACAGTATAAATCAAACATAAACGCAAAGACAAACCTTTAAAGAGTAATAAATCATTTTTGATACATGAATAAAATTGAAGTAACCATTGTAGTGCCTACTTTCAATCGTGCTAATTCAATAAGTGATACAATTGAATCTTTATGTAACCAGACATACCCTCATGAAAAGTATGAAATTATTATTAGTGATGATAGTACAACAGACGAAACATACAAATTAGTTAATCAATTGATTCAAGAAAAAGATAACAATATCAGATACATACACGCAAACAGTATTACTAAAGGGCCTGCGAATGCAAGAAATGTAGGAATAGAGAATGCATCAGGAAAACTAATAGGGTTTACTGATGATGACTGTATTGTTTCAAATGACTGGGTTAAAAAAGCAGTGGATGTTTTTGATATGTCTACAAAGGATATTTCTGGATTATATGGCAAAGTTACGACAATAGGCAATTGCAAAAGTCGATATCGGATCTCAAGAGAAGTCAGTGTCGAAAATGATGATGGTTCTTATGTAACTCCTAACGTATTTTATAAAAAAGATGTATTGCTTGATGTTGGTTGTTTTGATGTAACTCAAAGATATCTTGAAGATATTGAATTAGGCTGGCGTGTTGAAAATGTTGGTGAGATTTTATTCTGCCCATCATTAAAAGTTAACCATAAGATTCTATGCCTTTCAATTAAAGATTATATTTCAAGACTAAAAGTCATTGAATATTGGGTTATGATGCATAGTAAACATCCAAATCATATTGGAAAGGGCAAATACATACATAAACGGATGCAAAGCATGAGACCACTATACATAGTATCATCTTTTATAGCAATCTTGTCTTTGATTTATTCTGCACATTACGCTTATTTAATAGTAGGTATGACACTCTTGCTTTATTCATTTCAATATGTTTTTTTTGATCAAAAAGTACAAAAATATCCAAAACGTTTGTTAAAATTTCCGGTTGTATACATTGTAGATTTAATGAAATTATACTATTCAACAAAGGGAAGCATCAAATACAAATATTTCATGATGTACTAAATCTCAGCAAATGATGACTGAGAAATCTACTGCCAGAGTTCTTTTGTAATACTACGAAATTGTTGAAGCAATACCATAAAACTCACAGATAAAAGTACTACGTAATGGACAATGGTTACGATTCTGAGAGTATACATTTACTAACAAAAGATGCTCTAGAGGCAATAGCTATGATCCCCCTAAGACAGAGAAAAGGAAGAAGATCAAAAGTAAGCATCGTAGAAAAATGGAATGGAAATTTGACAAAGAATTTTATCATAACAGAAACCTGGTTGAAACGATGTTCTCTGTTCTGAAAAAAAGTATGGGGAAGAAATTAGATCAAAAAAGTATTGGAATCAAGTTAAAGAGGTTAAATTCAAGCTGCTAGTTCATAACCTTGACAGGTATGTCAAGGTTATATTTATTGTTCAAATGAGGATTTCTACAAAGCCAATTTTTTTATAAGTTTTTTAGTAAGCCAATATATATATAGTTCTACCTTATTAAAATGTTCAATTACTGCTTTGTTCCGTTCTTCTTGCAATAATTTGAAGGTTTGATCCAAACTACTAATACCACCTTCTCTATAAATGGCAATTACTTGTGGATAATAGCATGTAGTGAGATAATATTTGTAAAAAGCTCTTAATTCCCATTCATAATCTCCAGCTATCTTATAAGTATCATCAAACAAGCCTACCTTATCAAAACTTTTTTTAGTGAAAAATATTCCCTGTTGACATATTGCATTGTCTATAAAAAATGATTTTTCCACTCTATTATGAGATTTAACAAATGCTTCGTTTGTATCAGGATCCACTCTGATTATAGACCCATAAACGATTTCTGCTGCTACATTTCTATGAAAAAATCTAACAACATTCTCTATAACATTATAGTCATAAAATTGATCATCTGAATTCAGAAAATAAAGTATTTCCCCAGATGAGGCATTAATCCCTTTATTCATAGCATCATAAATACCTTTATCAGGCTCACTTAAAAAGAATGCGATTTTAGATTTATACTTGTTGACGATGTCGATTGTATTATCTTTTGAAGCACCATCAATAATAAGGTATTCTATATTTTTATATGTTTGATTCAAAACGCTATTGATAGCACGTTCAATAAATTCTTCGGCATTATAACAAACTGTAATAACAGAAACTTTTGGATTCATATAGCACCTTTTGAAATAATAATCTCTAAATGATTTTTTAATTAAACTGTTAATACCTAATTATCATTGAAATAGAATATTAATTTTAACAAATCATATTAAAAGTAGAACGGTTATGGTAAATAAATAAGCTGGTCATACAATGTAATCCATTGCAATTTCCCTTTCGTTCTGTTCCAAAAGACCATCTTTGTATAATGCAATGTCTTAAATTTAATTAGATTATTTAAAGTATGGAGGAAACTTGCTTTCCAATTTGCTATATGGACGTACGCTATATTTTCGAACCATATTTTCTGCTTCATCCAATATTTTTTCAAGTAATTTGCTGTTTTTGATTATCATGTATCTGAATCCCCCAATGGTGCTGCTGGATATTTGTGTTCTCACTAACCAATAGGTTTAATAAAATTACAATCAATTATATGTCTTTAAAACCAAAAATTATATTGCAACACCACATAACAAATATTTATAAATAAGAGGAAACTATGCATATTAAAGTTCTTCACGTAGTAGCTGGGGATTTAACAGAAGGAGCAGCAAAAGGCGCATATTGGCTTCATAAAGGTCTGTTGATGAAAGGCATTGACTCAAGGATGGTTGTTCAATATTACTATGGAAATGATGAAAATGATTCTACTATTGAAGCTATAAATCAAACCAATATTGGAAAGAGATTGAAATCACTAAGACACAAAATGGATATTTTCCCAACAAAACTATATCGAAACCGTGAAAAGTTTATTTTCAGTACGGGAATAAGTGGATATGATATTAGAAAACTAGATGCTTACCAATGGGCAGATATAATCCATTTACATTGGATTAATAATGGTATGGTTAAAATTAAAGCACTAAGCAAGATTGACAAACCAATTGTTTGGACTATGCGAGACATGTGGCCAATGACTGGGGGTTGTCACTATTCATTAGAATGTAAAAGTTATGAAAACGGATGTGGTTATTGCCCTCTATTAAAAAGTCACCATAAAAAAGACTTGTCATATATACTTACACTATATAAAAAAAGATATTATCCGAAGAATTTATATCTTGTTGCAATAAGCAATTGGTTGGCAAAATGTGCCAAAAAAAGTTATTTATTTAATGATTTTAATATTGAAGTCATTTCTAACGCAATTGACACTCAGATTTTTTATGCAGTGGATAAAAAGATAGCAAGAGAAGCCCTTGGTTTGGATAAATACAAAAAAATTGTCCTTGTCGGTGCAACAAACATACATGATGAATATAAAGGTTTTAAGAAATTCCAAGATTCAATTCCTCATTTACATAATGATTATTTGTTCATCTTCTTTGGTAATGTAAATACTATGAAGCTTAATAGTCTTGGTATCAACTACAAAACACTAGGTTATCTAAATGACAGCATATCTTTAAGGTTAGCTTATTCTTGTGCAGATGTTTTTGTAGCTCCATCAACCCAAGAAGCATTTGGGAAGACATTGATTGAATCTATGGCCTGTGGTACACCGGTAGTCGCTTTTGATGCCACGGGTCCAAAAGATATTGTTGAGCATAAAGTAACAGGTTATCTGGCAAAACCCTTTGATTCTTCAGATTTAGCTAAAGGAATAGACTGGATTTTTGAGAATCACGAAAAACCTCTATCCTTACAAGCAAGAAACAGAGTTGAAAATAATTATACTATGGAATCGATAGCAAATAAGTATATCAACTTGTACTGTGAAATACTGTCTGAAAAATTACATAACTGAAATATGCTCTGTATATGTTTACGTATATTGGACATCCTCATAAGGACTTATTATTTAAGAAAACATTTAGTGCATCGAAACATATATTTTATAATAACTTAATCGGATTACTTTGTTTACTTAAAATTATGGATAGTTAACTTTTAATTTGTTACCTCAAATGTTGAACGCTGACTTTGATCGTCCAATTGCAATTCCACCTTTTACATAACTCTTGAAAAATTGTATTCCTAATTCTGTTTCCCACATTCCAATAATTTGTTCTTCACCTGAACGGTCAATGTCATCTAGAATGATACAGTAATCATCCGAGAGTTTGCTATGAATACAGGGAATTGCAGGGTATCTGCTCAAAGCTAAATCATTCAAATATGCTGGTGGACCATCAACAATTATCAAATCTACAGGGGTTATTATTTTTGAACGCACTATATTTTCATCATACCATTTACAATTGTCCAAACAAAACTTTGACTTGCTAAGGGGAGCAAAATTTACTGAAACAGACTTGTTTAAATTGTTTTCCTTCAATAATTTTGTTATAATATGAACCCAATTCTCATCGTGTTCAAATGAATTCAGTCTTCCTCCGTGTTCTTTTAGTAATTTTGCTATATATATAGTGGAAATGCCACTGCCGAACTCAACTATTTCTTTCCTGCCATTTATTATAATTTCATTTAGTATAGTTGTCACCGCACTGGGTCTCATTGAAGAACTGGACCAAGGTACATAATTATCAGTAAGTGGGGAAAGTATTTGCAATGAATATATGTCCTCTAATTTCTTACGATAATTAAAGGCTAAACGCTTATGTATCTTATTCAATAGTAACGCCTCATTAGACTACTTTATGCATCATATCAGTTGAATATTAATTACATTCCTAAATATACATACTACATTTACTCTGATTGCTAATAAAATTGTTGATTTTATTTCTGTTATATAATCGAGATCATCAAATTAGCTCATAATTTCCCTCATTCTAATTTGATAAGCATTTTTCCTCAAATATAATTCGCAAACGAATTTGGATTTCTAACATTATTCTGCAAATTGGCAAGCAACATCAACTGGTACACCACAAAGTTCAGCGTAACATACAGTTGTCTGCTTTCTTTTCTGATCAATCGGACATCAAATTTGAGAATGTGTTTCAAGTGTTTATGTAATCTTTCACAATTTTGTCTTGTATCTTTCTTCTTCTGTAATTCTGCATCATTCATACCCTGATTTCTCAGATACATACCCACTTGTTTTTCTCTTCCATGATTGTAAAGGAATTTCAATTTTCTGTTTAGTGGAAAGTGGGGATCTCCTCCATTTTTCCACATTTTGTTATCCAATGATCAATTCGTTTCATTTTTCCTTCTGCACTGACAATAGCATCAGAAGGAAGCGATATTGTAGGATTTACATTCAAATAATTCCATATATCTGCATAATTAGTAAATGAATCATAAGCACCATCTAACGCATATGAATCAACTTCAATATTCAAATCTTTCAAGAATTCGATATGCGATTTTATTAGAGAGGAATCATGGGCTAATCCCTTTGTGTATGTCATATACAAAGGATAAGTTCCAATCAATGTGATGTGTGCTTTATCCTTTTTACATCCATAATGTGGATTCATAATGTGGATTATAATCGCTGTGTCTATCGTATCTTGAAGCTTCAAAAGGTGTAG
This window contains:
- a CDS encoding putative Ig domain-containing protein, yielding MKYKEKVKMTWMKITCTLIVILFFATIAGAENLEITPIDDAFIDSLSPSSNYGTYPYLSSISTSERSVDSYLTFYVPEFTESATVNLYLESGYVTDKARIARVSTDWSEDTITYDSNRPISDGWGSTTIDFAMPVKEDWISFNVSSVVNEPGYYSFMIHPAYANYLKFSSTDSAENHPYMSITPQDPDVDIGYNSKTGESYSFIVDEGEEISFSIMLSDAMNISKYTWYVNKEDQAVDSNDFKFVVPSGNISNPPSCIWEIRVVGTYVNNTEVIREWLTSSLTEDQAPDFIEYFSDRNNYWRTGYIGDPWGRKIPQYDAEDNFIATGVYTGSDSSLSDMLTCKLDITYGTYKFKIRNPGVLDSAYFKVTDKAGYNWNIDWTANEFHDYFSIVSNAYIPISRRWLGQAPGVHWWKSDGEHWREITIIKTPDGWYSVWENGNLLPYAYANFDEALGDATKLTLVANDVLEMDCIEIYENRYIYPETAIKYGTYAKWWKRSNPSTGFYSPVDDEGIIVFGKNLTLQQISETIDNSNLITYDADNRIAILKTNLSITEGSELNINNEKLIVDTSSSSLSINPKTAVKLNITNSIITATDYPMIWNFASSISENIYNPEDARYLSDTGSNERYNPTYDFRGHFIVENSIIDNTCNLFLDAPYEVSIRNVIFSNHSSIDYGDYTLVGGYENINQKKRQSYGEKGLWIVPRIDLTNYIIENITFIDPQDSVNLKVIGGEWIQNATTIKDSDLSNIDIIAMKALKYEYYVTYNDKNERSTLALLNCIYDEGKLVIGGHKRLDGTYDYDEASILTKYYATIKVVDSNSNPISGAIISATSSNPLFPAESQYEYRTYISDAKGPGQGGVTNYDSSSSHSTTYTGGSHTRWYNALGLDFATTDLNGHTSLPTSSKLTNSIVLTDFALTSDNGVLKKESLTYDFNVNVLGYPDLMLSDISPDASWYREDSNIPTYTITAVIPDNTTGPHITGFAPSEDNPSNLSVTKTFRVWADEDLIVMNWYVDGELVASNSMTYDWVPEDGDHSIIFQGSNSVGSVIQVWDLVDETESPVSSGTGLSFTPSATSLTATKSESTTFTVDSGQEFTSVLWYLDGGLVESGTTTYVENWNTAGTHTVRFDGTAAAGTISRTWTVIVSEPQYSTITISPSVSTVAPGESFSLDVYIDPVQSLTGSQFDLHYSQLASVSSVNEGDLFSPDIFATTFEYDSIDNTFGILSQVYSAIVGSGTVSQAGVMATMDMIAGSDSGILELELSNVILSDASSNPAAYTASYATVLVDTAPEFTSISAKSVDEGQSLSFTVGATDADGDDLTYTATSLPSGASFDVATATFSWTPSEGDAGSYEAVFEVTDGYLTDTVSVSIAVSQLNHVPMISLFEPADNSVFEEGSTVNVNVVATDEDGQSLSYVIKIDDSQVSIASSYAWNLDYESAGTHTIEVIVSDDIDEISSSSTVTVTDLQPRWDVNEDGIVNVLDITLIGQNYGQSYTGDLPRWDVNQDGIVNIQDLSIVAGHFGETV
- a CDS encoding glycosyltransferase family 4 protein, which translates into the protein MHIKVLHVVAGDLTEGAAKGAYWLHKGLLMKGIDSRMVVQYYYGNDENDSTIEAINQTNIGKRLKSLRHKMDIFPTKLYRNREKFIFSTGISGYDIRKLDAYQWADIIHLHWINNGMVKIKALSKIDKPIVWTMRDMWPMTGGCHYSLECKSYENGCGYCPLLKSHHKKDLSYILTLYKKRYYPKNLYLVAISNWLAKCAKKSYLFNDFNIEVISNAIDTQIFYAVDKKIAREALGLDKYKKIVLVGATNIHDEYKGFKKFQDSIPHLHNDYLFIFFGNVNTMKLNSLGINYKTLGYLNDSISLRLAYSCADVFVAPSTQEAFGKTLIESMACGTPVVAFDATGPKDIVEHKVTGYLAKPFDSSDLAKGIDWIFENHEKPLSLQARNRVENNYTMESIANKYINLYCEILSEKLHN
- a CDS encoding class I SAM-dependent methyltransferase, translating into MTTILNEIIINGRKEIVEFGSGISTIYIAKLLKEHGGRLNSFEHDENWVHIITKLLKENNLNKSVSVNFAPLSKSKFCLDNCKWYDENIVRSKIITPVDLIIVDGPPAYLNDLALSRYPAIPCIHSKLSDDYCIILDDIDRSGEEQIIGMWETELGIQFFKSYVKGGIAIGRSKSAFNI
- a CDS encoding glycosyltransferase family 2 protein produces the protein MNPKVSVITVCYNAEEFIERAINSVLNQTYKNIEYLIIDGASKDNTIDIVNKYKSKIAFFLSEPDKGIYDAMNKGINASSGEILYFLNSDDQFYDYNVIENVVRFFHRNVAAEIVYGSIIRVDPDTNEAFVKSHNRVEKSFFIDNAICQQGIFFTKKSFDKVGLFDDTYKIAGDYEWELRAFYKYYLTTCYYPQVIAIYREGGISSLDQTFKLLQEERNKAVIEHFNKVELYIYWLTKKLIKKLAL
- a CDS encoding glycosyltransferase, which translates into the protein MNKIEVTIVVPTFNRANSISDTIESLCNQTYPHEKYEIIISDDSTTDETYKLVNQLIQEKDNNIRYIHANSITKGPANARNVGIENASGKLIGFTDDDCIVSNDWVKKAVDVFDMSTKDISGLYGKVTTIGNCKSRYRISREVSVENDDGSYVTPNVFYKKDVLLDVGCFDVTQRYLEDIELGWRVENVGEILFCPSLKVNHKILCLSIKDYISRLKVIEYWVMMHSKHPNHIGKGKYIHKRMQSMRPLYIVSSFIAILSLIYSAHYAYLIVGMTLLLYSFQYVFFDQKVQKYPKRLLKFPVVYIVDLMKLYYSTKGSIKYKYFMMY